The stretch of DNA CGGGGGATCGGTTACTGCTGCGCTTGCTCACGGGCACGTTGGAGATGTTCGCCGGTGCGCTGCAGCAGCACGTTCAGGTTTTCGCCGGTCACGGCCGAGATCAGCAGCACTTCGCCGCCGGTCAGTTCGGCCAGCTGATCGCGAATCTCTTTGCCTTCGGGCAGTTCGGCCTTGGTGACGCACAAGATCTCGGGACGAGCCGCCAGGTCGGCGTCGTACTGCGTCAGTTCATGGCGAATTGACTTGTAGTTCTCGATTGGATCGGTGCCGTCGACCGGCGCCGGTTCGACCAGGTGAATCAAGATGCCGGCGCGCTCAACATGGCGAAGGAACTCGTGTCCTAGGCCGATTCCTTCGCTGGCGCCATCGATCAAGCCGGGGATGTCGGCCAAAATGAAGGTGTGGTCGTAGTCGATCTGCACCATGCCCAGGTTGGGGAACTTGGTGGTGAAGGGGTAGTCGGCGATTTCGGGACGTGCCCGGGAGAGCCGCGAGAGGAGCGTGCTCTTGCCGGCGTTCGGCTTGCCGATCAAACCGACGTCGGCGATCGACTTCAGTTCGAGGATCAGCCGCCGCTTCTCGCCCTTGCCGCCGGGGGTCGATTGGCGCGGGGCGCGATTGGTCGACGTCTTGAAGCTGAGGTTGCCGCGACCGCCGGCGCCGCCGCGGGCGGCGACCATTTGCTCGCCCGGCGTGCTCAGGTCTTTCATCACGAAGCCCGCTTCGGCTTCGATCACCACGGTGCCGACCGGGACCTTGATGATGATGTCTTGGGCCGACTTGCCGGTGCGGTTGGCGGGGCCGCCGTTAACGCCGCGATCGCCGCGCCAATGTTTGACGTGGGCAAGCGCCGTCAGGCTGTCGACCCCTTCTTCGGCCAGCAGGATGATGCTGCTGCCGCTGCCGCCGTCGCCGCCATCGGGACCGCCGTTAGGAACGTACTTTTCGCGGCGGAAGCTCATGCAACCGTCGCCGCCGGCGCCCCCTTCGATATCGATTTGTACGCGATCAACAAACATGTTTGGCTGGTCCCAGAACGAAAACAGGGATGACCCAAACTGGAGTCATCCCTGGCATTTTACAGTTTCAGAAACGTCCGGCTGTCTTAGCGAACAGGCGGTGGCGTTTCGGCAGCTTAGTTGGCTTCGACGGCGGCCGGCACGATATTGATGCGGCGACCCTTTTGATCGAACAGGACCGAACCGTCGCACAGGGCGAACAGCGTGTAGTCCTTGCCGCAGCCGACGTTCTTGCCAGGGCGGAATTTGGTGCCGAGTTGGCGAACCAGAATGTTGCCGGCGCGAACCACTTCGCCGCCGTACTTCTTCACGCCGCGATACTGCGGATTCGAGTCACGACCGTTGCGGCTCGAACCTTGACCTTTCTTATGGGCCATATCACCTAACTCCTGAATCTATGGGATTTCCGCTGCAGCAATGCAATCGGCTGCCGGCGAGAATGAGCGTTTTACCTACTATCGACACGCGCGAGGCGGGTCGAAACTCTCTTTTTAGCGGTAAACCCACTCGTAGTCAACCTGCCCAGGAACCCCGAAGCGAATCTCGTCTTCGTGTTCGTTGTAGCGGTCGCCGGGACGCCAGAAATTGAGCTTGAGCGTCTTCATGCTGTACGCCCGTTGGTTGCCGATGTCGTCGGGAACGACCTTATCGGGGTCATCGGTCCATTTATAGGCGTTGGTCAGCCCTTGGATGTAGATCGAGAAGTAGTCGGTATCGGGGTCGACGTCTTCCCAGATCGCCACGCCCCAGATGCCGTTGTCGACCTCTTCGGTCGAGACCGGAATGTCAAAGCGGCTTACCGAAACCGAGTCGTACAAAGGAGTTCCCCCCATTTCGCGAGCCGCGATCGGGGCCATCGCCACCGGGACCAGTCGGTCCAGATATTCCTTCTTCTGGTCGCTCAATTCGAGAATAAATCGCGGGATAAAGCGGATCGGCGCGGTCGATTTGCTGGCCTGGGTCGCTTCGTAGAGGGTGTCGCCGGTCTCAAAGGTGGTCGCCTTCGACTCGAGCGGGTTCCCCATGTTCTTGATGCGGTAGACCATGTACCACAACGTTTTCCGCTGCATTTTGCCAGTCGGCTGCGGGATGTCGACTTCGATCATCCGGACCGGTTTGAACGACAATTCCAGCCCCCAGATGCTGCGGCGGTAGATGACGTTTTCGGCCATCGCCTTCAGCGTGCGGGTATTGGGCATCGTCTCCGGCGTCCAATCGAGTCCCTGGGCGCCCTTGATGATTTCGAGGATCGGCTCGGGACCGGTGAAGGTTTCTTCAGCCCGCAGGTCGGTCGGAATCGTGGTCAGCACCCCTTCGGCAAAGACCCGACGAGGCGAATTATGCGGATTTTTGGGGCCTGGCGCAGCGGCCGGTTGCGAAGCGGTAGCGACGTTCATCGCCTTCACGCTGGGCTGTTGGGCCACAGCGGTCGACGTCGCTGCTAGCGGCGCGGCACAGAGGGCGAACAAGAGCAGCGCAACAGAGTGGGTACGACGCAACATGCTGGTAATTCCAGGCGAGACAGAAGCAAGATCGAGCAGTACTGGACGAGCCGGGCTGCAAAATGAGCGCAACCCGAGCCTTTAAGTATACTTGCCTAAATTGCCAAGGGTCAAGTTTCTGAGCAATTCGGCCGGAAAAGGAGGATTGGGACGACACTTTACGCCCACAAGAGGGGGCGATTCTAGGGTGCCGTTGCCACGTCTGCGTGGCAATGAATGGGTTTTCCAGATTTTCTCGCCCGTTGAATTGCCGTTGTGCTCGGCGAGCTTGGCACACGTGAGAGATCGATCGCTTCGTCTAACCCCACTCCACCATCGTCCGCCACCGTCCATCTTTCTGGGCGAACGAAGCGAGCAGCGCCACGATTTCGTCCAGCGACTGCGGCGCTTGGGAAGTGACATACTCTTTGCCGCCGATCTTGCAGCGCGCTGACAGACCATCTTCCGGCTTCAAACTGCCAGAACCTTCCAGCCAATGATTGTCGTTGAGCTGAGCGACGAAAAAGGTGAGCTGATCCCACGGCTGCTGGTGAACGTGCGCGTCGATTTCTTCCGGCGTCGGATTGACGTCCAGCACTCTCGGTTCGTAGTCAGGCCCTTCCAGAAGGACCAGCGTCACCGCAGCGCCACGAAGTTCGCTGGGTATATCCGCAGTCAGAATCGCTTCCTCAGCGCGGATGAAGGTGGCCAGCGGCGGCGGATCGCCATCTTTGTCAAACCGCAGCCAGTAGAGCAAGTTGCGATAGTCGTGCCGCGCTTCTTCGACCAGACGCTCGACGGTGCGCAGGTCGCGGGCGGCCAACTGCACGATCGCCGCATGCACGCGATCGACCTCGCCATGAGCCGGGTCGGTTCCGTATTGCTCGAGCAAGTAGATCGCCGACTCGGCCTGGGGGCCGAACTGGGCGTGGACGAGTTCCTGGATGTCGTTGCTGACAGGCATGATGGCGCTTGGGCGAGTTTGTTGCGGTTTATCTTAGCCCCTTTCGGCGACGCATGCGCCCTCCTGGTTGTTGTCGATGGTACCGCATTTCTTCGGCGCTTGAATCGGGCTACGATAACGCGAGTTGACCTTACCCCGAAGGAGCTGGTGATGACCGAAATGTTGCAGGCTCAATACGAAGCCGTAGTCGTCGGCGGAGGCCCGGCCGGTTTGAGTGCGGCGTTGGTGCTGGGCCGGGCATGTCGCAGAGTGCTGCTGATTGACGCAGGCGAAGGTCGCAATGCGCCGGCCGACGCGGCGCATGGTTTTTTGACCCAAGACGGCACGCCCCCCAGCGAGATCCGCCGGATTGGCCGCGCGCAGTTGGCCTCGTATGACGTTACGGTCAAAGAGGGCCGCGTGACCGCCGCCAAGACGGTGGATGGTCGTTTTGAAGTCGAATTCGCCGGACAACGCGTCGCCTGTCGTTCTTTGATCCTGGCGACCGGCATCGCCGATCGTCTGCCGCCGATCCCTGGGGCGAAACAGTGGTGGGGCCGCGGCATCGTCGTTTGTCCCTATTGCCACGGCTGGGAAATTCGCGATCGACCTTGGGCCTTTCTCGCTCCGGCGGAACAGGTGATCGAGCGGGCGACCATGTTGCTCGGCTGGACGAAACAGCTCACCTATTTGACAAGCGGCGACGTGAGTCTGCCTGCGGAAGTTGCAAAGTGGCTGACCGCGCATGACGTTGCGATTCGCGAAGAGGCGATCTCCGGTTTCGAAGGGGAAGGGGAAACACTCACCGGCGTCGCTTTGGCCGGCGGCGAGCAACTGTCGCTGGCGGCGGTATTCGTCTCGCCCCAGTTCTCGCAGACGACGCCGCTGGCCGAGTCGTTGGGACTATCGCTGGAAACGGAAGGTCACCAGGCCGGCACGATCAGAACCGAACCGCACGGGGTAACGTCGGTCGAGGGTTTGTTCATCGCCGGCGACGCGGCGTCGTGGGGCGTCATGAGCGTCGCGTCAGCCGCCTCCGAAGGAATGATGGCGGCGGTCTTTGCGAACATGCGAATGCTGAAACAGGACGCGGATGCCAGTGAATGACGAATGTCCAAATCCGAATGTCTAATGAAAAAGAAGAGCTTTCTCCGGCATTAGACATTAGCAGTCCGTTGATTTTCTCGACGGACTGCGTGATCGCACGGATGCGCTCCCAAAATAACGACTTACGTCGTTATTTTGGGAGCCGCGAAGAGCTATGCTCTGAGCCTGGCGAGGTTGGAAAATGCCACGAGGGAATTTTTCAACAGGCAGTTAGTGATTCGTCATTAGACATTTTCCCACCGCATTGCCTCGGTCGCACTACGGGCTCGATTCGCGGTTTCTATCCCAAGAAACTCGCTAGCCCACCGAATCCCTAACCTAGTCGGCTTGCTCATCTTCTCTTGCGCCGCCACACTGACGGGCGGTTGCTCAATTCCTTTTGCTAGAAAGCTGCTGCGCCATGCTTTGGCAGATATTCTTGATGATTTTGGGGATGGTGGGGCTGGTCGTCGGTGGGGAACTGCTGGTCCGGGGGGCCGCCAAGTTGGCGGCGCTGGCCGGGATTTCTCCGCTGGTGGTCGGGCTGACGGTCGTCGCCTTTGGAACCAGCGCCCCAGAACTGGCCGTTTCGCTGAGCGCCAGCTTGCAAGGCAATACCGACATCGGCATCGGCAATATCGTCGGCAGCAATATCTTCAATGTTCTGGCGGTGTTGGGGATGTCGGCCTTGGTGGCGCCGCTGGTCGTTTCCAGCCAACTGGTGCGGCTCGATGTGCCGCTGATGGTTGCCCTTTCGTTCTTGATGTTGCTGCTGGGATTCGACGGCGAGATCAGTCAACTCGACGGCGGAATCTTGTTCGGCATTCTGGTCGTTTACATTGGCTGGTTGATTTATCAAAGCCGCAAAGAGCGCAAAGAGGTGCAGGACGAATTTGCCGAAGAGTATGGAACCGATGAAAAGCTGACGGCAGCCGGGCTGTTCTTGCAGTTGGGATATATCGTCGCCGGACTGGTCGCGCTGACCTTCGGTTCGCAGTGGATGGTGAGCGGCGCCAGCGAGATTGCTCGTTACTTTGGGATGAGCGATTTGTTGATCGGTTTGACGATCGTGGCGGTCGGCACGTCGCTGCCCGAAGCGGCCGCGTCGGTGATGGCCAGCATCCGTGGCGAGCGCGACATCGCGGTCGGCAACATCGTGGGAAGCAATATTTTCAACATTTGCTGCGTGTTGGGATTGTCGTCGTTGGCGTCCCCGGCCGGCAT from Blastopirellula retiformator encodes:
- the obgE gene encoding GTPase ObgE yields the protein MFVDRVQIDIEGGAGGDGCMSFRREKYVPNGGPDGGDGGSGSSIILLAEEGVDSLTALAHVKHWRGDRGVNGGPANRTGKSAQDIIIKVPVGTVVIEAEAGFVMKDLSTPGEQMVAARGGAGGRGNLSFKTSTNRAPRQSTPGGKGEKRRLILELKSIADVGLIGKPNAGKSTLLSRLSRARPEIADYPFTTKFPNLGMVQIDYDHTFILADIPGLIDGASEGIGLGHEFLRHVERAGILIHLVEPAPVDGTDPIENYKSIRHELTQYDADLAARPEILCVTKAELPEGKEIRDQLAELTGGEVLLISAVTGENLNVLLQRTGEHLQRAREQAQQ
- the rpmA gene encoding 50S ribosomal protein L27, with product MAHKKGQGSSRNGRDSNPQYRGVKKYGGEVVRAGNILVRQLGTKFRPGKNVGCGKDYTLFALCDGSVLFDQKGRRINIVPAAVEAN
- a CDS encoding NAD(P)/FAD-dependent oxidoreductase yields the protein MTEMLQAQYEAVVVGGGPAGLSAALVLGRACRRVLLIDAGEGRNAPADAAHGFLTQDGTPPSEIRRIGRAQLASYDVTVKEGRVTAAKTVDGRFEVEFAGQRVACRSLILATGIADRLPPIPGAKQWWGRGIVVCPYCHGWEIRDRPWAFLAPAEQVIERATMLLGWTKQLTYLTSGDVSLPAEVAKWLTAHDVAIREEAISGFEGEGETLTGVALAGGEQLSLAAVFVSPQFSQTTPLAESLGLSLETEGHQAGTIRTEPHGVTSVEGLFIAGDAASWGVMSVASAASEGMMAAVFANMRMLKQDADASE
- a CDS encoding calcium/sodium antiporter, with product MLWQIFLMILGMVGLVVGGELLVRGAAKLAALAGISPLVVGLTVVAFGTSAPELAVSLSASLQGNTDIGIGNIVGSNIFNVLAVLGMSALVAPLVVSSQLVRLDVPLMVALSFLMLLLGFDGEISQLDGGILFGILVVYIGWLIYQSRKERKEVQDEFAEEYGTDEKLTAAGLFLQLGYIVAGLVALTFGSQWMVSGASEIARYFGMSDLLIGLTIVAVGTSLPEAAASVMASIRGERDIAVGNIVGSNIFNICCVLGLSSLASPAGIPVSEAALTFDIPVMIAVAVACLPIFVTGYAIARWEGALFVFYYIAYTTYLILEAVDSSWSHPLEVMMVGFVIPLTVITLLVTTFRALRKRFRNSPQREQGNADSSE